In Telopea speciosissima isolate NSW1024214 ecotype Mountain lineage unplaced genomic scaffold, Tspe_v1 Tspe_v1.0387, whole genome shotgun sequence, the genomic stretch ttaacatcctccccaccttataagaattttgtcctcaaaattaaAACGTACTGTCATGTTGAATAGATGGCGATGCGTTGCTCGAATCTCGCTCTCGCGCTCCCAAGATGCCTCCTCGTCAGAATGGTTCGAAATTAAAACGTACCTGTCATGTTGAATAGATGGGGATGCGTTGCTCGAATCTCGCTCTCGCGCTCCCAAGATGCCTCCTCGTTAGAATGGTTTCTCCATCGTACCTTAACATAAGAGACGACACGATTTCGAAGATTATGCTCATTCCTCTCAAGAATCTTCACAGGCTTCTCGACGTAAGTCAGGTCCTCGGGGAGTTCAGGTAATTCTTGGGTCAACACGTGGGCCGGATCCGCaatgtacttcctcaacataaaTTTGTAAAATACATCATGAACATCGACTAAAGATGGGGGAAGTGCCAGCCTGTATGCCACTGGTCCAATCCCTTGCCAGGATTTCATATGGTCCGATGTACCTAGGGCTCAGTTTCCCCTTCTTATCAAATCGTAGCACGCCTTTCGTTGGTGATACCTGAAGGAACACCTTATCACCtatagtgaactcaaggtcctttCTCTTCAAGTCAGCATAGCTTTTCTGCCTTGACTGTGCCACCTTGATTCGATCTCTAATCAAATCTACCTTTTCACATGTGGCTTGTATCAATTCGGGCCCCAAAATTCTTCGCTCACCAACCTCGTCCTAGTACAGTGGTGTCCTACACCTTCTGCCATACTGTGCTTCGTACagtgccataccaatggtagcttggtaactgttgttgtaagcaaattcaataagtgagatatgttcatcccaactacccttcaaatcaatggcacaagccctgagcatgtcttccagtgTCCGTATGGTCCTCTCTCGACGCCCATCACCGTGGGTGGAAGGCCGTGCTAAAGTTCAACAGTGTGCCCATAGCCTTCTGGAAACCATCCCAAAATCTGGATGTGAACCTGGGATCacgatcggagatgatgcttACTGGAACCCCATGCAGGCGAACAATATTGTCCATGTACAGCTTTGCTAGCTTTTCCATTGGGTAAGTTACCTTAATCGGAATGAAGTGTGAGGTCTTGGTGAGCCAATCCACAATCACCCATATGGCATCAACACCCCTAACTGTGCGGGGTAACCCTGTGACAAAGTCCATGGTGAtgtgctcccacttccactctgggaTGGGAAGTGACTGTAGTAATCCGTAGGGTCGATGTCTCTCGGCCTTTACCttctgacaggtgaggcatttcgATACAAATGTTGCCACATCAGCTTTCATGCCTATCCACCAAAAGTGtaacttcaaatccttgtacatcttggtgctGCCGGGATGTACTGAGTATGGAGAACAATGGGCTTCACTCATAATTTCTTCCCTCAACTTCTCATCATTGGGTACATACAACCTACCCCGAATCGAAGGATGCCATTTTCGGATAAAGTAAAATCCGATTCCTCCTGCGTCTCTTCTCGAATGCCATCCATCactttttaaaattctgcatCGTAGGTTGGGCTACTTTGATCTTCTCTATTAATGAGGGTTGTATTGTCAGGGCGGCgaataacatagtagcatcacCAACTAACACTTCCAACTCCATTCTTCTAGCCTCCTCTATGAGCTGCCCATTGACTGTTAAGGCTGccaaggaagggtttgtgatttcctactaagtgcatctgccaccacattggctttgcttaaatggtattggatagtgccGGATAGAGGGGTTAAAACTGTGCTCAACTTCCGCTCCGGGATtgcttagttatttagcttaaactaagttgtattgatttgtcctctaatagtatcCACCTTACACAATGGTACAAATCAATTCCgatttagttaatataaagtccagtgtatataaggacccagtgaaaatcaaactctGAGCTTATACTTCTAGAAATAGGGAGACGCAACTATTTCCGTATACTTCGTCCAGTATTTGTACtcctaaaattttgggttgaatgacacaaggctgtactactttgcttacctggcttttcctatgaggactttcactttcgatcctccaatacctaactcagctttagaatgaattggaatattgatggaatccctcacgttcactcccaataacggaggggacattcagggacccattactccacttatatctattgttgagcaaagttttgtcgaATCCTTGAGCCCagttcctttttgttcttgactgcacttggctacactaacacccgatataatactattcatcaacttaaattgctagatctatcattctcttccaactacatgatataatccatacctcctagcatccgtcctaaattatcctttctagatatccatcggttcgtgggtgtatagacatatcgagatcaactacgtgcctatatatatatatatatattttcaccgtcccttcagaatctagacacaaatctagggtttcctACTGGACAAGGTCCCTGAACGTACCaggcccatacaccaagccaatcccagcattcccggtagatttaccaacaagtccaaaaaaatggctctcctgagagacatgtggGGCCATAGGCTTTTAACcaagggtacttaggaccaataatcaaaatttctaggtggttcccaaagaaagcccggGCCAGTCACTGAGGCtacgagaaaaatgaaagataatttccccCTAATCATTAGCCTACGTAACAAGTCCTGCGGAGAGTCTCTCACCGATAGCTAGCTTTTTATGGTTAGGCTAATCccaattatcattatattttacatcattgttcatgactttaccctcataaaccttagtatatatcctttttttttttttttttttttttttttggtaactcctagggtttaatgtgtagtttctcatcttttcttcattccttcatttctaaactggtttatgttctatgg encodes the following:
- the LOC122648045 gene encoding uncharacterized protein LOC122648045, producing MKSWQGIGPVAYRLALPPSLVDVHDVFYKFMLRKYIADPAHVLTQELPELPEDLTYVEKPVKILERNEHNLRNRVVSYVKVRWRNHSNEEASWERESEIRATHPHLFNMT